AAGGCCCGGTTCGACGAGGCCGCGAATATTCAGTGGGCCAGGCAGCTGGAGGAGGCGGGGGCCCATGTCATCTACGGCATACCGGGCATCAAGGTCCACTGCAAGGCCTGCCTGGTCGTGCGCCGGGAGGGCGAGGGGATACACCGGTACTGTCACCTGGGTACGGGGAATTACAACGACAAGACGGCGCGTATCTACGCCGATTTCGGCCTGTTCACCGACAAGGAGGAATTCGGCGAAGACGTGACGCAGCTGTTCAACCTGCTGACCGGCTACGCGCTGCCCTCGCGCTTTCACCATCTCATCCTTTCGCCCACGTCGATGCGGGAGGACATGGTGAAGCGGCTTCAGCGGGAGAGCGACCGGGCCCGCGCCGGGCATCCGGCCCTGGTGATCGCGAAGATCAATTCCCTCGTCGACCCGGACATGATCGTGGCCCTGTACCAGGCCTCCCAGGCCGGCGTGCGGATACAGCTGATCATCCGCGGCATATGTTGCCTGAGACCGGGCGTACCGGGATTGAGCGAGAACATCAGCGTCATCAGCATCGTCGACCGGTTCCTCGAGCACGTCCGGCTGTTCTATTTCTACAACGACGGAGACCCGGAATACCTGTTTTCCAGCGCGGACTGGATGGACCGGAACCTCAACCGCCGGGTCGAGATATCGTTCCCGGTCATCGACCGGGCGCTCCAGGCGGAGCTGTGGGCGTATTTGAAAATACAGTTGAAGGACAACGTGAAGGCGCGTGAATTGCAGTCGGACGGGACGTACCGGTACGTGAAGAAAGCGGGAAGGCGCTTCCAGTCGCAGCGGGAACTGTACGAACTGGCCTGCGAGACCGTGAGGATAAACGCGGACCTGAAGATGAAGCGCTCCGCGGCTTCCCGGACTGCGCTGACCGCCCGGAACTGAGGGGATTCGGGAGAAAACCGGTACCAGGGACAATTGGTGCCGGGGGACAACCGGTACACAAAAAAAACAGGCGGACCAGGGAGGTCGTGAATTCCCCGGTCCGCCTGTGTGTTTACGCCGACTACCTCAATGTTACCACCCGATACGGGCCTTCGTCCTTTTCAGGAGAATGGTAACGACGCCGGCGTACAGGACCGTGCTGACCGGATCGATGATCGCGTCAAGGGTCGCGCCGATCGCCGGTATGTTGCTTAGCACGTCCATGCCCGCTGCCGCGCCGACGGCAATGGTGACCGCCAGGTAGCCCGTGGCGTCTTCCGCGTCGACCGACAGGTGCGCGTGCAACAGGCCGAGGATGACCAGCAACAGCCCGACAACGGTACCGTCAAGCAGCATACCGCTAACCAGCCCCTCATGCAACGCCAGCAGCACCGCGAGTCCAACGACTATCCGGGATGCCATATATCTTACCTCCTAAGCACTTGAAAACGACTCAGTTCAGGGAAGGCCGGGTGAACCTTCGCGGCACGGAAGACCGCGGGTCCCCGGCACGGAAGGCCGCGGGTCGCGGCCGCCTATCCCTTGAGCCGGTTTAACGTACGCATGATCAGGATGGAAAACACGCTGGCGTACAGCGCTGAGCTGGCCGGATCCAGAATGCCGTCCAGGGACATTCCGATGACCGGTATGCCACTCAACACGTCTGCGCCTGCCGCCGCGCCTACCGCGATAGTCACGACCAGGTAGTCCGTCGCGTCCTCAGCGTCTACCCCCATGAAGCCGTAGACGATACCCAGGAGCACAATCAGGATCATTATGGCCCCGCCATCATTCATCATGCCACCAGCCAACCCCTGGATGATCGCCAAAAGGGCGATCAATCCCACAATTACTCTGGTTGCCATATCTACCTCCTGGAGGAGATTGGTTTTGCCACCGGCCCGCACCAGCGCGTTGCCGTGGCGGGAACTACGGCGAGACGAACTTGCGTCGCGTACGCACAGTAAGCCGCACCTGTCACTAACTTCCTTCGAAACGGTTCAGTCGGACGCGCGCGTCCGCGCATCGTGCGACTGCCTTCAGAAGCCTGGCCGGAGTCCTGCGTATCGGGGTCGTGGTCCCGATGGTTTATTAGGTTTTTGAGTTATGTATCCAATTAATATCGGAAGGGAAGCACTGTCAAGGGTAAATGTGTATTTTGATCCAAAAAACACCGGAAATGCAGCGGATGATTACGGCGGTCCGTTGATCGAGGGGACCTGGGAGCGTACGGTCCCGGCGGGATCACACGGTCGTGTACCGCGAGGGAGGGATGGTGCGGTCTAAGTAGTTCCGCCCGTTGAAGTTTCGCTGACCGGTTTTCCCGGCGCCCGCGCGGGGCGTCCGGTCGCTTCGGAAGGCTCGTCTTCGATCCACGCGGGCAGGGAGAGGTAGAAGGTCGCGCCTTCGCCGAGCCTGCTCTCGACCCAAGCCCGGCCGTTGAGCAGTTCCATGGTGTGCCGGACGATCGCCAAGCCCAGGCCGGTTCCGCCCAGGGCCCTGGACCGCGCCCGGTCAACCCGGAAAAAACGTTCGAAGATCCGGGGAAGCGCCTCGGACGGAATGCCCGGTCCGGTGTCGGAAACCGACAGGACGATCTCATCGACCCGCTCCTCGGTGCCGATGGTGATCGATCCGCCATTCTCCGTGTATTTCACGGCGTTGTCCACCAGGTTGGACAGGGCCCGCTCCATGAGTTCGGGATCTCCGCGCGCCGGTCTGTCCGTTTCGAACCGCAGGGAGAGAGCCAGTTGCTTGCGGTCGACCTGTTTCGCGAAGATTTCGGCGACCCGTTCCGAAATCCGGTCCAGGCGGCAGGACGTGAATTCGACCTCGTACCGGCCCGATTCTATGCTGGACAGTTGCAGCAGGTCCTCGACCAAGGCCTGGAGCCGGTCGGCATGGTGCTGGATGGACGTCATGAAACGGCGCAGCGCGGCGGTATCCTCCATGGCGCCGTCCAGCAGCGTCTCCACAAAACCCTTGATGGACGTCAACGGCGTCCTGAGTTCGTGAGACACGTTGGCCACGAAGTCCTTCCGGACCTGCTCAAGGCGGCGCAGTTCGGTCATGTCGTGGAACACGGCGACCACGCCGTGCAGCTGCTCCCCGATGCGTACGGGAGTCAGGTGCACCTGGAAGATGCGCTGGTTCCACTCCAGGGTCAGGTCGAACACGGTATCCTCGTGCAGGGACGGCGCCGAATCGATCGCGGCGTCCACCACGCTCTGCAGGTCGTGGTTGCGCACGACCTCGATCGGTCGCTTGTTCAGGCACCACGCGTCCACGTCCATCATGCGCTTGAAAGCCGGATTGACCATCAGGATCCGCCCTTCCGCGGAGGTCACCATTACGCCTTCCGCCATACCGGACAACACCGCTTCGAGCTGGGCGTTCTCTTCCCGGATCCGCGAAAGCCTTTCCTTTGATTGCGCGGCCATCTCGTTCAAGGCGGCCGCCAGTGAGGAGAGTTCGACGTGCGCCGGCGCGGAAGCGGTGACCTCGAGGTCGCCGGCGGCCTGGCGACGGGCGACTTCCGTCATGCGTTCGATCGGTCGGGACACCAGTCTCTCCGTGCCCCAGCTCAGCACGACGCTCAACAGGAGGCCGATGCCGA
The window above is part of the Gemmatimonadota bacterium genome. Proteins encoded here:
- a CDS encoding HAMP domain-containing protein, whose product is MRFSLQTKILVGYVAFTLVVAGAVYIYLNTSLREDVSGHTREQLLNDARLIQSYLENAPLPSLSPETIDPIADRLGEQCGARVTVVRDDGVVAGDSSIPLSSVPLMENHGDRPEILEAIASGIGNSIRYSNTLETDMAYVAVPFRTEQARGVVRVALPLQQFRWIESHIWKIVLAALGIGLLLSVVLSWGTERLVSRPIERMTEVARRQAAGDLEVTASAPAHVELSSLAAALNEMAAQSKERLSRIREENAQLEAVLSGMAEGVMVTSAEGRILMVNPAFKRMMDVDAWCLNKRPIEVVRNHDLQSVVDAAIDSAPSLHEDTVFDLTLEWNQRIFQVHLTPVRIGEQLHGVVAVFHDMTELRRLEQVRKDFVANVSHELRTPLTSIKGFVETLLDGAMEDTAALRRFMTSIQHHADRLQALVEDLLQLSSIESGRYEVEFTSCRLDRISERVAEIFAKQVDRKQLALSLRFETDRPARGDPELMERALSNLVDNAVKYTENGGSITIGTEERVDEIVLSVSDTGPGIPSEALPRIFERFFRVDRARSRALGGTGLGLAIVRHTMELLNGRAWVESRLGEGATFYLSLPAWIEDEPSEATGRPARAPGKPVSETSTGGTT